The genome window TGACATCAATGTTTTTGAGTCAAGAAGTCGAGCCGAATTGTGCAGCTACTGACTAGTAGACGTCGAGACTAGGACAGACTAGTCGTGACTCGTCGAACATAAGTCGGTGATTGTATTTTTATAACTTTCTATATATGCTAAGACTAAAAACATGCTGGAACACTAAAAAACACCTTGTTTAGTATATTTTCATCCATcttcttctacaatatatcattaaATATTAAATATTAAATATAGTTGTGTAGGAAGTCTTCTATTGTTCTCTCTAGTTTCAAAGAACTTGTTTGGATTAAAAAACAAAGTTGCTCTATACAGATTGGTATGGTATTCATCTGACCGTCCCACCTCTTATCAACAATAGAAATTACTTCATCTGCTTGCCAAAATGCAACAGAGTGACAAACAACACGTGCATTCCTTACTTTAGTGTTCTTCAATTTGCTCTCACACCATTCATTACTAACAAAGAGAGCTTTCAACCCTTGTCTTTGTTTCGACATCTTAGCCAATGTAAGCAAGGATGTTGCAAACATAGTAGTCACATGACTCACAAGATCTCTATCATTTGTCTTGGCCCTCATCAAGTCATGAATCATTCCGTATCCATAGATAAATAAGGTAGAAAACTTGTTCATTAGCATCCTACCTACTAGGGTTGAGATGGCTGGGTGGGCTCATATTTTTATATCTGGGCCCAAATAAGTAGTCCGACTCAACTGCGTCGACTAGTCGTGACTAGTCGACGAGTCGAGCGTGACTAGTAGAGAAAGTCGAGTCGTTCAGATCGACTATCACCTCTGTACCGACTTCTTGACTAGTCGCCCGACTTTAAAACCTTGGTTAACATGCATAAAATTTGACCAAACATATAGGCGAAAATATTAATGTTTATGACATCAAATAAGTATAGTATGAGACTATCTCATGATAAATGTAATGACACTTATTTGATATTATAAATATTGATATATTTTTAGTTAGATATACTAAAGATACTTTAGCTTGATACTGTGCTAGAATTGCATTCTTTTGTGGTCGGAGGGAATACCACCTTTTCTAACTCCAGAGCTAGTTGTACGTACGCTTTTGAAGTGTCAGTATCTTTCACACTAATTGCCTTGTTTTCAGGGTGATATCCTGTTTTTGCATATGAGCAAAGATCCTATTCGCACAGGAGAAATAGTTGTTTTCAATATCGATGTGAGTCCTACTATTTGTCCATGAATTATTAGGTGAATCATGAATTGAGTTGTTTCCTCTATTAAATCTCACTGTAATGTTTGCTCGTACAGTTATCTATTTTCAGTAATGCTCATTTGGCTGCTATTTATGTAGGGCCGTGAAATTCCAATTGTCCACCGTGTAATTAAGGTGATATATTTTGAGCTCTTCACTTCAATTGATGTCATgttaaacttgattttagatgTCTGCTCACTTTGAGTTTACTATTCTCTTTGTATAGGTCCATGAACGTCAGGACACTGCAGAAGTGGACATCCTCACCAAAGGTATATCACTTCCAGTTTGAGTAGCTATAACTTATTTCCATTTTTTTTCTTATTATACAACTACATGGTATTGTGTAATCCTGATACTAACCAACACTATGTTTATTACATACAGTGATTGTGATTGGAGTGTTGTCTTTGCCTTACAAACTCTGTTTCAGGTGACAATAATTTTGGGGATGACCGACTATTATATGCACATGGGCAGCTTTGGCTCCAGCAACATCACATTATGGGACGTGCTGTGGGGTGAGTTCATCTTATATAGCACACATCTGTCTTTTTGCCCACTGGGTTCAGCTGACCTTATGTTCTCCAATGACAACAGCTACCTTCCATATGTTGGCTGGATTACAATTATCATGACTGAGAAACCATTTATTAAGGTATGGTTATTCTCGTCTAAATATTAATTGGCTTATAATGAAACACTGACACAACAAGAGGCACACAAACCAATATCGAGTCTTAACTACAGCGACACAAACCCAATGAAGAGCATTGTCCCATTGGTCTGAGAATATTTCTGTCACTATGTGGATGAAACTCAACCAATCTTCTTGTTTGTGTAAATTAATGAGGCAATTGCACTGATTGTTTGTTTTCTAGATAATCTTGAGCATCCGGGAGTCCACAAATTGAACATTAATTAATGTAGTCAATACCATTGGAAGCTCAGCTGATCTATATGTTATCTTTGCTGCAGTACCTGCTGATTGGTGCACTGGGCTTGCTGGTCATAACGTCGAAAGATTAGAGTGTCAAACTTCGCGCAGTATAGATTTTGCTCTTATGGTGCAACATCAGAGGTTAGTGGCTTTGCTGCGTTAAGAGAAGCCGTTCTGTTGCACCATGGATCAAACGAGAATATTTGTTTATAGACTGTGAGAGCACCTGCCCACTAATTAGATAGTCGGTTCTCATCCAGCATCCATCTTTTGGTATTTTTAGCCTAGCTAATGAGTTGAACCAGTTCGTTGTTCTATTTGATGATCACTATTCATTGCAGCTTTCCAGGAAACCCCCTAGGCTAGCTATTTGCAATGAAAAAATCTGCGCACCAGGACAAATTTGGGATAGACGATTGTTGCTTTTGTTTCATCTTATTACAAACGGGCACACGTCAAGCCGGCAACAGGTTCCGGTAATGTGCTATGAACAAGCAATTAAAACGGAGATtgatagggtgtgtttggttaggTTTTTGGCTTTGGTTTCGGCTTGGACTTCTCTCCCCTAAAATCCAAAAGTCAAACAAAGGACTGGATTTAGGGAGCTGTTTTCTCTGAAAGTCATTTTTCTCACAATGTAAAACAGAAAGCATCTATAGACCTAATTTTAGCAGCTTTTGGATGGAACTATGAAAATATATATGGAAGAATTTTTAATAGATTTTAGTGGTTTTTATCAAATTTGTTAGCTTTTTAGCAGCTCACAGCATACATTTTTTCACATCTAATGTTATTTTTTTACGGCCAGTCTAACAAACAGACCATGTATAAACAGTAAGTATTGCTTCAAGAAGTTTAATTAGCTCTTTTATTATTTGAGAAATAAATTTAAAGTTTATTTGAGTATGTGTTTTAATTTTGAGACATGTTACTTTCAACTAAATACTAAATAAAAAAAATTCtaagttatgcatcatgctggtctGCTGGAGTTATTGCTTGTGCATTTATATAAATTTACTAGACCAAACTCAGATTGGAATTTGAAATGCAAAATAGAACAGGAAATTGAAaagacaaaagaaaaagaaaaaaagagataAACAAAACCCCTCAGAACCGGCCCACTCTAACCTGCATTTATATAAATTTACTAGACCAAACTCAGATTGGAATTTAGAATTTGAAATGCAAAATAGAACAGGAAATTGAAAagacaaaagaaaaaaaagagaaaacaaaacCCCTCATAAGCGGCCCACTTTAATCTCACGCGTCGGCCAACTTTCCGTTAAAGCCAGCCCCAGAATCCTCACTGGGGATGAAAACAGGATGGGAAAAATCTCATACTGACCGATATCGTATACTGTAATAATCGATTGTATACCGTATTCGTAAAAAAATGAACGGGAAAATTCCCGAGAAAAGTGGCGGAAACGGGAACAGAAATGGTTGAGGCATTTTCCGACTGTATTTATGGATCTCGTAATTATACGGGAAAATCTCGTTAATATTCCCGTTTTATTCAAACATTTTAGTCTACCTACATCTCGCCAACCAAATATGTTTCAGCCCAAGTAACAATAACCAATATCCATTCATACAAGTCCAATTATCAAGTCTATCCCGAATACCCTATCTGGCAAACTAGTACATGCACGCATAGGCACAGCTGTGAGCAGCCCCATCCCCATCCACGTACATGAGCACTGAATTGTGAGGTATGTATAAACTGAATTTTAAAAACTGATCCTTGCTTCAAAACTGAATTGTGACTTTGTGAGGTATCTGCATGTTCTAGTTTCATAGCATAGTCTTGCTAATAACGTTATGTGCTTGAAAActtgaaatgagaatgctatattAAACTACTAGCTAAAATAATAGAGCACATGTTTGTAATTTGTCAGCAAAGAGCAAACTTGCATCGTTGTTCTGATTTTAATTACCGGTTCCCGACCGTTATCGATGTGTTCCCGGTCGACTGCATCGTTTACTGTCATCCCATTACTCCTGTTTCCGTTTTCCGGACCGACGATCCCTTTATCGTTCCCGATTTTGAATTAAAAATGGATTTGAAAATGGTTAGAGGGTTTTCCCGATCGTTACTGACCATTTTCATCCCTAATCCTCACGTGCCTGGCCACCGTCGTGCTGATGTCAGCATTACGTCAACATGACATCATCCATTAAAATGCAACTAGCCAATTCGTGAGTCCCTCGGTCATCCTCTTCGTCCATCCAATGCAAATCACACCGGATCACAACAAACTAGCCGATGATTGTGTTAAGAAACCAGTTTAGGCCTCGAAGACCCATGTGGCCTATATAGTCGAAACCCTAACTTTGTACTATATATAAAGGAGGACATCACCATTTGTTATAACCAGTGAACAAAATAGATGAATGAGAATATCAGTTCCTCCTATATCTTTGTGTCTCATGTGTTTGTGAGTTAAGAAGACTTTGAACTACATTCGATAGCAAAGGGTTCCTAACACGTTATCAACACCTTTGCTCTTGCGACGAAGGAGTTCACAAATGTGACAGAAAACTGCTGAAGCAAGCAGGCACTAGCACACACTCGTGGGCACGCGAGGAAAACCTCAGCTGCCTCGTGTCCATGGGCGAGCACGCGTGGGCGCGGGCTTCGCCGCCACCAACTCTTCACAGCATGCCCCACCACGACTGCCTCGTAGACGCGGGCGCGCGGTCACACAAGCGACGCAGCCACTGCTCTGCAACGCTGGCGCGCCACCGCCGCCGTCTTGCAGCCAAGGACATGAACGCCGTCGCCGTTGCCCAGCTGCTCAGGCCACACCACGAGTGCAGACACCTCGGAGCTGGCACGCGCGCGACTGCAGGTGCGTCGGCGCAGCCACTACAGCCTTGGaggcacgtgggcatcgccgttaCGCCCGGTACCAGGCATACGTGCGCCACCACCCCTCCCGAACAAAAgagggaaaaagaaaataaaaagagaagGATTGGGAAACCCTTGAAAGCATTTAGGccactggttggttttagtgattaattacAACATaacattatatgtgactaacgtgtgtttattgcaaatggtaagttaggtcgcattacaaggAGTTGTGttgcaacggtgaaaacaatccctgttatgagaacttgaagcgacggctgaAAAGACGAATAAAAAAATGAAGGTCTTCATATTccgagtgtcgaaggagttgcagacacttggtatagaattaggtcttatatttttattttagccgtactataaagaggggttatggatgagtagtttgaccaagagatttctagtgtagtgttggtgcgtattcacactcacatctagtgctaggtgtGACTctataactgaaagggaaatgtgcccttgggccatttctaagtattttggtgattgagtgccaactcaagtgcttaaatgtgaatttatgccatggatgaataaagtgcaaatcaagagcaaaggtatgtttctaagtcttagtacattggttttgtgtactaatatacttgtctaagtattggaaacaggaagaaaaagaaaagaaaagagttggctgtgtacaaccaagaggctgtttcggtctggggcaccggactgtccggtggtgcaccggacagtgtccggtgcgccaggctgcctcggccgaagtagccgctctcgggaattcgctgacggcgtacggctaaaattcaccggactgtccggtgtgcaccggaccgtccggtgagccaacggtcggccgggccaacggtcggccgcggattctgcgcgcgacacgtggccaagccaacggtcggaagggggcaccggactgtccggtgtgcaccggacatgtccggtgcgccaacggctccctgatctgcaacggtcggcttcgccatttaaggaaaggaatcgggcaccggacactgtccggtgtgcaccggactatccggtgcgcccgatgacagaagacaaggatggccttccagaattgttctcaacggctcctagctgccttggggctataaaagggacccctaggcgcatggaggaaaaaaccaagtattcctacaacattcctaagcaccaagacatcgatctcacgcattcgtttcattgtgatagcatctagagctcttgttgagttgcgaactctttgagttgtgttgcgagctcttgttgcgacttgtgtgcgtgttgttgctatgatcttttgaagtcttgtgtgcgttgcttattccccctttgctctgtgttgtttgtgaacttcaattgtaagggcgagagactccaagttgtggagattcttcgcaaacgggattgagaaaaagcaagcaaaacaccatggtattcaagtgggtctttggaccgcttgagaggggttgattgcaaccctcgtccgttgggacgccacaacgtggaataggcaagcgttggtcttggccgaaccacgggataaaccactgtgtcatctctgtgattgatctcttgtggtattgtgttttgttgagactcctttctagccacttggcatttattgtgctaacacctaacaagtttttgtggctataagcttaagttttacaggatcacctattcaccccccctctaggtgctctcaattggtatcagagccgttctcttcaagaaagggactaaccgcccgaagagatggatcctaaggggaagggaattgtgatcaacgacaaggaaaaggagtccttcatcaacgagccaaaagatgacaaatccaacgactctggctcgggtcacagacgtaaagatgggaagaagaagaagacaagacgtatcaaggagatcgtctagtacgacagcgacgagtctacttcttcccacaaggacgacgactacgacaaacaaaagacggttaactcaaatttttcttttgattattcgcgcattccgcatagctcaaatgctcatttgctccccattccacttggcaagcctcctcactttgatggagaggactacggattttggagtcacaaaatgcgtacacacctattttctctccatccaagcatttgggagattgtggaaagtggaatgaaatttgatagctcagatagtccttcgtttattaatgaacagatccataaaaatgcacaagctactactgtgttgctagcctctttgtgcagggacgagtatcacaaagtgagtggcttggacaatgccaagcagatttgggacaccctcaagatctcgcatgaggggaatgatgtcaccttactcaccaagatggagttggtggagggcgagctcggacgattcgcgatgataaggggcgaggagccgacgcaaacatacaaccggctcaagatccttatcaacaaaataaggagctacggaagcacgcgatggacggatcacgacgtcgtccgcctaatgctaaggtcatttaccgttcttgatcctcatctcgtgaacaatattcgtgagaatcccaggtacacgaagatgacgcccgaggaagtactcggaaaattcgtcagcgggcgaatgatgattaaggaagcaaggtacgtggacgacgccttgaatggaccgatcaacgagccgcaacctcttgctctcaaagcaacaagaagcaaggaggcgctacctagcaaggtggcacaaattgaggcggccggacttaatgatgaagagatggctctcatcatcaaacgcttcaagacggtgctaaaaggtcacaaggggcagccaagcaagaccaggacaaaggggaagcgctcatgcttcaagtgtggtaagattggtcattttatcgctaactgccccgataacgatagtgaccaggaacaggggaacaagagggaaaagaagaagaattacaagaaggccaagggcgaggcacatatcagaaaggagtgggattcggattgctcctccgactccgacaatgaaggactcgccgccaccgccttcaacaagtcatctctcttccccaacgagcggcacacatgccttatggcaagggagaagaaggtgagtactcgagactccacttatgcctcttctagtgataatgagtctagtgatgacgataacatagactattcatgcttattcaagggtttagatagatctaagatagacaaaattaatgaattgattgatgccttgaatgataagaatgtgcttttagaaaagcaagaggatttgttgtatgaagaacatgacaaat of Zea mays cultivar B73 chromosome 8, Zm-B73-REFERENCE-NAM-5.0, whole genome shotgun sequence contains these proteins:
- the LOC100191345 gene encoding uncharacterized LOC100191345, coding for MGFVGDTMESIRSMQIRQLLTQIISLGMIVTSALIIWKGLIVFTGSESPVVVVLSGSMEPGFKRGDILFLHMSKDPIRTGEIVVFNIDGREIPIVHRVIKVHERQDTAEVDILTKGDNNFGDDRLLYAHGQLWLQQHHIMGRAVGYLPYVGWITIIMTEKPFIKYLLIGALGLLVITSKD